A single region of the Solwaraspora sp. WMMD406 genome encodes:
- a CDS encoding SCP2 sterol-binding domain-containing protein, with the protein MSAVARAFFAEVNRNGAQRVPPMMDGTLRFDVRDGDQVRHWLLRMEHGDVRSEETDGPADCVVTVDSELFDQILQSRERIDPAVVRYALGLEGMFPLILMFRRLLPDTPGARHPRQMADGWRRAR; encoded by the coding sequence ATGTCGGCGGTCGCGCGAGCCTTCTTCGCCGAGGTCAACCGCAACGGTGCGCAACGGGTCCCACCGATGATGGACGGCACGTTGCGTTTCGACGTCCGCGACGGTGACCAGGTCCGCCACTGGCTTCTGCGGATGGAGCACGGCGACGTGCGGTCCGAGGAAACCGACGGTCCCGCCGACTGCGTGGTCACCGTCGACAGCGAACTGTTCGACCAGATCCTCCAGAGCCGGGAACGCATCGATCCGGCGGTCGTCCGCTACGCCCTGGGCCTCGAAGGGATGTTCCCGCTGATTCTGATGTTCCGTCGGTTGCTGCCGGACACCCCCGGCGCGCGTCATCCCCGCCAGATGGCCGACGGATGGAGGCGAGCCAGGTGA
- a CDS encoding lytic polysaccharide monooxygenase: protein MSSVTTTRRPIGLYALVVAVAAALLLTTALANVASAHGSVVSPASRNYGCLERWGDNHMAPEMAAEDPMCYQAWQANAAAMWNWNGLYREGVGGNHQGAIPNGQLCSGGRTEGGRYNAMDTIGNWHATSIGNSFNLRLFDQASHGADYIRVYVTRQGFNPVTQALGWGNLELVAQIGNTPASRWQSVPSGVQIDIPVNAPGRTGRHMVYTIWQASHMDQSYYFCSDVNFGGTSTPPPTTAPPTTPPPTTPPPTTPPPTTAPPTTAPPTTPPPGSAGCTATYSVASTWSGGFQGDVRVTAGSSAISGWTVTLAYPGGQTVQQAWNATVSASGSTVTARNVSYNGSLGAGASTSFGFIGGTSGGTPSVTCTAS from the coding sequence ATGTCCTCTGTCACCACCACCCGACGACCGATAGGGCTGTACGCCCTGGTCGTCGCCGTCGCGGCCGCGCTGCTGCTCACCACCGCGCTGGCCAACGTCGCCTCGGCGCATGGTTCGGTCGTCAGCCCCGCATCGCGCAACTACGGCTGCCTGGAGCGCTGGGGCGACAACCACATGGCGCCCGAGATGGCCGCCGAAGACCCGATGTGCTACCAGGCCTGGCAGGCCAACGCCGCCGCCATGTGGAACTGGAACGGCCTCTACCGGGAAGGCGTCGGCGGCAACCACCAGGGCGCCATACCGAACGGCCAGCTCTGCAGCGGCGGCCGCACCGAAGGCGGCCGCTACAACGCCATGGACACGATCGGCAACTGGCACGCCACGTCGATCGGCAACTCGTTCAACCTGCGCCTGTTCGACCAGGCCAGCCACGGCGCCGACTACATCCGGGTGTACGTCACCCGGCAGGGCTTCAACCCCGTCACCCAGGCCCTGGGCTGGGGCAACCTGGAACTGGTCGCGCAGATCGGCAACACCCCCGCGTCGCGCTGGCAGAGCGTGCCCAGCGGGGTGCAGATCGACATCCCGGTCAACGCGCCGGGACGCACCGGCCGGCACATGGTCTACACGATCTGGCAGGCCAGCCACATGGACCAGTCCTACTACTTCTGCAGTGACGTGAACTTCGGCGGTACGAGCACCCCGCCGCCGACCACCGCCCCACCGACCACTCCCCCGCCGACCACTCCCCCGCCGACCACTCCCCCGCCGACCACCGCCCCGCCGACCACCGCCCCGCCGACCACGCCGCCGCCCGGCTCGGCCGGCTGCACCGCCACCTACAGCGTCGCCTCGACCTGGTCCGGCGGCTTCCAGGGCGACGTACGGGTGACCGCCGGCTCCTCGGCGATCAGCGGCTGGACGGTCACCCTGGCCTACCCCGGCGGGCAGACCGTGCAGCAGGCGTGGAACGCCACCGTCTCAGCCAGCGGGTCGACGGTGACTGCCCGTAACGTCAGCTACAACGGCAGCCTCGGCGCCGGTGCCAGCACCAGCTTCGGGTTCATCGGTGGGACCTCCGGCGGCACTCCGTCGGTGACCTGCACCGCCTCCTGA
- a CDS encoding nitrilase-related carbon-nitrogen hydrolase produces MSQVIRAAIVQTSWTGDKESMIKAHEDYVRQAAAQGAKIICFQELFYGPYFCQVQESEYYDYAESIPGPTTERFAALAAEHGMVMVLPMYEREQAGILYNTAAVIDADGSYLGKFRKTHIPNVKGFWEKFYFRPGNLGYPVFDTAVGRVGVYICYDRHFPEGWRALGLAGAQIVFNPSATSRSLSSYLWKLEQPAAAVANEYFIAAINRVGVEADYGDNDFYGTSYFVDPEGKFVGDTGDPYQPELIVRDLDLDLIETVRNRWAFYRDRRPDAYGDLVQP; encoded by the coding sequence ATGTCACAGGTCATCCGGGCCGCCATCGTCCAGACCAGCTGGACCGGCGACAAGGAATCCATGATCAAGGCGCACGAGGACTACGTCCGGCAGGCCGCTGCCCAGGGCGCCAAGATCATCTGCTTCCAGGAGCTGTTCTACGGGCCGTACTTCTGCCAGGTACAGGAAAGCGAGTACTACGACTACGCCGAGTCGATCCCGGGGCCGACCACCGAACGCTTCGCCGCCCTGGCCGCCGAGCACGGCATGGTGATGGTGCTGCCGATGTACGAACGGGAGCAGGCCGGCATCCTCTACAACACCGCCGCCGTGATCGACGCCGACGGCAGCTACCTGGGCAAGTTCCGCAAGACCCACATCCCCAACGTCAAGGGCTTCTGGGAGAAGTTCTACTTCCGCCCCGGCAACCTCGGCTACCCGGTCTTCGACACCGCCGTCGGCCGCGTCGGCGTCTACATCTGCTACGACCGGCACTTCCCCGAAGGCTGGCGGGCGCTGGGCCTGGCCGGCGCGCAGATCGTGTTCAATCCGTCGGCGACCAGCCGCAGCCTCTCGTCGTACCTGTGGAAGCTGGAGCAGCCGGCGGCGGCGGTGGCCAACGAGTACTTCATCGCCGCGATCAACCGGGTCGGCGTCGAAGCCGACTACGGCGACAACGACTTCTACGGCACCTCCTACTTCGTCGACCCGGAAGGCAAGTTCGTCGGCGACACCGGAGACCCGTACCAGCCGGAGTTGATCGTCCGGGACCTCGACCTCGATCTGATCGAGACGGTCCGCAACCGCTGGGCGTTCTACCGCGACCGCCGCCCGGACGCCTACGGCGACCTGGTCCAACCCTGA
- the hydA gene encoding dihydropyrimidinase — protein MALLITGGTVVGPTGPYAADVLVDGETIAALYSPGAGPADGVEVLDAAGKYVIPGGVDVHTHMELPFGGTFASDTFDTGTKAAAFGGTTTIIDFAVQRAGEVVGDGLAAWHAKAQGNCHVDYGFHMIIGGVDDESLKAMDSLVATEGITSFKLFMAYPGVFYSDDGQILRAMQKARDNGAMIMMHAENGIAIDVLIGQALARGETDPIHHGLTRPAALEAEATSRAIALAGVAADCPLYIVHLSASEALAAVATARDAGRNVFAETCPQYLYLTLEDQLGAPGFEGAKWVCSTPLRGKHEPHRADLWRGLRTNDLAVVSTDHCPFCFKDQKELGLGDFSKIPNGIGGVEHRVDLVYQGVVDGKLSLARWVETIATTPARMFGLYPRKGVIAPGSDADIVVYDPAGRTTISAATHHMNMDHSAYEGFEITGKVDTVLSRGTVLVTDDGTYHGRAGHGRYLRRGLSDYLI, from the coding sequence ATGGCACTGCTGATCACCGGCGGCACCGTCGTCGGACCGACCGGACCGTACGCCGCCGACGTGCTCGTCGACGGCGAGACGATCGCCGCGCTCTACTCCCCCGGCGCCGGACCGGCCGACGGGGTCGAGGTCCTCGACGCGGCAGGCAAGTACGTCATCCCCGGCGGCGTCGACGTGCACACCCACATGGAGCTGCCGTTCGGCGGCACGTTCGCTTCCGACACCTTCGACACCGGCACGAAGGCCGCGGCGTTCGGCGGCACCACCACGATCATCGACTTCGCCGTGCAGCGCGCCGGTGAGGTGGTCGGCGACGGGCTGGCCGCCTGGCATGCCAAGGCGCAGGGCAACTGCCACGTCGACTACGGCTTCCACATGATCATCGGCGGGGTGGACGACGAGTCGCTCAAGGCGATGGACTCGCTGGTCGCCACCGAGGGCATCACCAGCTTCAAGCTGTTCATGGCGTACCCCGGGGTGTTCTACAGCGACGACGGGCAGATCCTGCGGGCGATGCAGAAGGCCCGCGACAACGGCGCGATGATCATGATGCACGCCGAGAACGGCATCGCGATCGACGTCCTGATCGGCCAGGCCCTCGCCCGGGGCGAGACCGACCCGATCCACCACGGACTGACCCGCCCGGCCGCGCTGGAGGCCGAAGCGACCAGCCGGGCCATCGCCCTGGCCGGGGTCGCCGCCGACTGCCCGCTCTACATCGTGCATCTGTCCGCCAGCGAAGCCCTCGCCGCCGTCGCGACCGCCCGCGACGCCGGCCGCAACGTCTTCGCCGAGACCTGCCCGCAGTACCTCTACCTGACCCTGGAGGACCAGCTCGGCGCGCCCGGTTTCGAAGGCGCCAAATGGGTCTGCTCCACCCCGCTGCGCGGCAAACACGAACCCCACCGCGCCGACCTGTGGCGTGGGCTGCGCACCAACGACCTGGCGGTGGTCTCCACCGACCACTGCCCGTTTTGCTTCAAGGACCAGAAGGAACTCGGCCTCGGCGACTTCTCCAAGATCCCCAACGGGATCGGCGGCGTCGAACACCGGGTCGACCTGGTCTACCAAGGTGTCGTCGACGGCAAGCTGTCGCTGGCCCGTTGGGTGGAGACGATCGCCACCACCCCGGCCCGGATGTTCGGCCTCTACCCGCGCAAGGGCGTCATCGCCCCCGGCTCCGACGCCGACATCGTCGTCTACGACCCGGCCGGGCGGACCACCATCTCGGCGGCCACCCACCACATGAACATGGACCACTCGGCGTACGAAGGGTTCGAGATCACCGGCAAGGTCGACACCGTACTGTCACGCGGCACCGTGCTGGTCACCGACGACGGGACGTACCACGGGCGCGCCGGCCACGGCCGCTACCTGCGCCGCGGCCTGTCGGACTACCTGATCTGA